From Nitratidesulfovibrio vulgaris str. Hildenborough, a single genomic window includes:
- the glmS gene encoding glutamine--fructose-6-phosphate transaminase (isomerizing): MCGIIGYAGHRPAVPVVIEGLRRLEYRGYDSAGVAFVQNRELNTVRAEGKLAALEERLAGCPNTVATTGMGHTRWATHGVPAERNAHPHKSNDGSLAIVHNGIIENYQELKNDLLAKGYVFHSETDTEVLANLIAEGRKHTATTLDAFAWALRQAHGAYAVALTTPEEPDVLYAARLSAPLILGVGTGENFVASDIPAFLPYTRDVVFLEDGELVRLDAHSWKVMRIADLSAVDKPVHHIQWDMQAAQKGGYKHFMLKEIFEQPKVVTDCLAGRVDWAREEVTLPELAALPVPKRLHIVACGTSLHAGMWGKHLLESWAKVPVSVEIASEFRYRDILLDPEDMVLVISQSGETADTLAGLRIAREKGVKVAGLCNVVGSSIAREADAVIYTQAGPEISVASTKAMCSQMVLLTLLALYWGRRKATLADDVRHEALSALRKLPGQLESALPGMRDEAQQLARTYSKARSFFYLGRGHCFPLALEGALKLKEISYIHAEGYASGEMKHGPIALIDPEFPTFALALADDLFPKVKSNIEEVQARRGKVIALTNPGVEVRVDNPWVVPAAWGPLAAFIALPALQLFSYEAADYLGKDVDQPRNLAKSVTVE; the protein is encoded by the coding sequence ATGTGCGGCATCATCGGCTACGCCGGTCATCGTCCCGCCGTTCCCGTCGTCATCGAAGGTTTGCGCCGTCTCGAATACCGCGGATACGACTCCGCAGGCGTCGCCTTCGTCCAGAATCGCGAACTCAATACCGTCCGGGCCGAGGGCAAGCTCGCGGCCCTCGAAGAGCGTCTCGCCGGATGTCCCAACACCGTGGCCACCACGGGCATGGGCCATACCCGCTGGGCCACCCACGGCGTACCGGCCGAACGCAACGCCCACCCCCACAAATCCAACGACGGTTCTCTCGCCATCGTCCACAACGGCATCATCGAGAACTATCAGGAGCTGAAGAACGACCTGCTCGCCAAGGGCTACGTCTTCCACTCCGAGACCGACACCGAAGTGCTGGCGAACCTCATCGCCGAGGGGCGCAAGCATACAGCCACCACGCTCGACGCCTTCGCATGGGCGCTGCGGCAGGCCCACGGAGCCTACGCCGTGGCCCTCACCACCCCCGAAGAACCCGACGTGCTCTACGCCGCCCGTCTTTCGGCACCGCTCATCCTCGGTGTCGGCACGGGTGAGAACTTCGTGGCCTCCGACATCCCCGCCTTCCTGCCCTACACCCGCGACGTGGTGTTCCTCGAAGACGGCGAACTTGTCCGCCTCGACGCCCATTCGTGGAAGGTCATGCGCATCGCCGACCTCTCTGCGGTCGACAAGCCCGTCCACCACATCCAGTGGGACATGCAGGCCGCCCAGAAGGGTGGCTACAAGCATTTCATGCTCAAGGAGATCTTCGAGCAGCCCAAGGTCGTCACCGACTGCCTCGCCGGCCGCGTGGACTGGGCCCGCGAAGAGGTGACCCTGCCTGAACTCGCCGCCCTACCCGTGCCGAAGCGCCTGCACATCGTGGCCTGCGGCACCTCGCTGCACGCAGGCATGTGGGGCAAGCACCTGCTCGAGAGCTGGGCCAAGGTGCCGGTGAGCGTGGAGATTGCCTCCGAATTCCGCTACCGCGACATCCTCCTCGACCCCGAAGACATGGTGCTCGTCATCAGCCAGTCGGGCGAGACCGCCGACACGCTGGCGGGCCTTCGCATCGCCCGCGAGAAGGGTGTGAAGGTGGCGGGCCTGTGCAACGTGGTGGGGTCGTCCATCGCCCGTGAGGCCGATGCGGTCATCTACACGCAGGCGGGGCCCGAAATCAGCGTGGCATCCACCAAGGCCATGTGCAGCCAGATGGTGCTGCTCACCCTGCTGGCCCTCTACTGGGGCCGCCGCAAGGCCACGCTCGCCGACGATGTGCGCCACGAGGCCCTCTCCGCCCTGCGCAAGCTACCGGGGCAACTCGAGAGTGCGCTCCCCGGCATGCGTGACGAGGCGCAGCAACTGGCCCGCACCTACTCCAAGGCGCGCAGCTTCTTCTACCTCGGCCGTGGGCACTGCTTTCCGCTGGCCCTCGAAGGTGCCCTCAAGCTCAAGGAAATCTCCTACATCCACGCCGAGGGCTATGCCTCCGGCGAGATGAAGCACGGCCCCATCGCCCTCATCGACCCGGAGTTCCCCACCTTTGCCCTCGCCCTCGCCGACGACCTCTTCCCCAAGGTGAAGTCGAACATCGAAGAGGTGCAGGCACGACGCGGCAAGGTCATCGCCCTGACCAACCCCGGTGTGGAAGTGCGCGTCGACAATCCGTGGGTGGTGCCCGCCGCATGGGGCCCGCTGGCGGCCTTCATCGCCTTGCCCGCCCTCCAGCTTTTCAGCTACGAGGCGGCAGACTACCTCGGCAAGGACGTCGACCAGCCTCGCAACCTCGCCAAGAGCGTGACGGTGGAATGA
- a CDS encoding alpha/beta fold hydrolase, with product MKPAQNHHAVRQPVPAGPAGPVRPRGLALHLLVVLLLCAVAPFTHGDEALAGVSAATDGTAYAFPEADPLRATVFGTPPGLQHQTRLPAHDVRREVRIEGREVPDIFWYDRSLRYTLALQRGPAPLVFIIAGTGAGDNAGKMRFLTRLFHDAGYHCVALPSPTHMNFMVSMSHTRVAGYVPDDVADLYRVMRWMLEEVRSRVEVTGTAVTGYSLGGLHAAYLAKMDEERGDFGFRRVLMINPPASLFDSASRFDAWLSPEALGGTSADLFDRFFDQFADFYRKSERVGFDDEFLYRFSQKVEASPTEMRGVIGLSFRLTAATMIFTSDALHRSGYVIPKDAQPGPFDDLMPYFKAAAGLGFTTYLDEYMLPFLLQRQPDLTREAVIRACSLEPITGFLAHSPKIRAIGNADDPILTAGNLAYLKSTLGDRLTLFPTGGHCGNLNYGPFATRMVDLMNAEYGNPRASGTAMNSGLADGGAR from the coding sequence ATGAAGCCTGCCCAGAATCATCACGCCGTACGACAGCCCGTCCCGGCTGGCCCGGCTGGCCCAGTCCGCCCGAGAGGACTGGCACTCCACCTCCTTGTCGTACTTCTGCTCTGCGCCGTCGCGCCATTCACCCATGGAGATGAAGCCCTTGCCGGTGTCTCCGCCGCAACTGACGGCACAGCCTACGCTTTCCCGGAAGCCGACCCGCTGCGGGCCACCGTCTTCGGCACCCCTCCGGGCCTCCAGCACCAGACGCGTCTGCCCGCCCATGACGTGCGACGTGAAGTCCGCATCGAAGGTCGCGAAGTTCCTGACATCTTCTGGTACGACAGGTCGTTGCGCTACACCCTGGCCCTCCAGCGCGGCCCCGCACCGCTGGTCTTCATCATCGCGGGCACAGGGGCTGGCGACAACGCGGGCAAGATGCGCTTTCTCACCCGCCTCTTCCACGACGCGGGCTATCACTGCGTGGCCCTGCCGTCGCCCACGCATATGAACTTCATGGTCAGCATGTCGCACACCCGCGTGGCAGGCTACGTTCCCGACGACGTGGCCGACCTCTACCGCGTCATGCGCTGGATGCTGGAGGAGGTCCGCAGCCGCGTCGAGGTCACGGGCACAGCCGTCACGGGCTACAGCCTCGGCGGACTTCATGCGGCCTACCTCGCGAAGATGGATGAGGAACGGGGCGACTTCGGCTTTCGGCGCGTACTGATGATCAACCCGCCCGCAAGCCTCTTCGACTCCGCCTCGCGCTTCGACGCATGGCTGTCGCCCGAGGCTCTCGGCGGCACATCGGCAGACCTCTTCGACCGCTTCTTCGACCAGTTCGCGGACTTCTATCGCAAGAGCGAGCGCGTCGGTTTCGACGACGAGTTCCTCTACCGGTTCTCGCAGAAGGTGGAGGCCTCCCCCACCGAGATGCGCGGCGTCATCGGCCTCTCTTTCCGCCTCACCGCCGCCACCATGATCTTCACCTCTGACGCGCTGCACCGTTCCGGCTATGTCATCCCCAAGGATGCACAGCCCGGCCCCTTCGACGACCTCATGCCCTATTTCAAGGCGGCGGCAGGACTCGGGTTCACCACCTACCTCGACGAGTACATGCTGCCCTTCCTGCTGCAACGGCAGCCCGACCTCACGCGCGAGGCGGTCATCCGGGCATGCAGCCTCGAACCCATCACCGGATTCCTTGCCCATAGCCCCAAGATACGAGCCATCGGCAACGCCGACGACCCCATCCTCACCGCAGGCAATCTCGCCTATCTCAAGAGCACTCTCGGTGACAGGCTCACCCTGTTCCCCACGGGCGGGCATTGCGGCAACCTGAACTACGGCCCGTTCGCCACCCGCATGGTCGACCTCATGAACGCGGAGTACGGCAACCCCCGGGCGAGTGGAACAGCCATGAACTCCGGACTCGCAGACGGAGGTGCACGATGA
- a CDS encoding MlaA family lipoprotein yields the protein MTAWTPSALPATPSAQDAVVRPAARHLLSRLVLTHLVRGLTIAMLAAGLAGCAATMENPAGAAPPPPFTAPVTHAPEHKAPPRDAATQVERDDPLEAYNRRMYAFNARLDRYVFLPVVDLYETVVPQPFRNGIGNVFDNVGEIPTFANCLLQGRFDKSAITLGRFALNTTFGLLGLFDVAEGAGLYAQDEDFGQTLGVWGVPAGPYVILPVLGPSTVRDTAGYAGDFGLRYMVYDTLYEETGNADATALRWGVTALEAVDTRSRIPLRYYDAGTPFEYEWLRFLYLEKRKADIAR from the coding sequence ATGACCGCGTGGACACCTTCGGCCCTTCCAGCCACCCCCTCGGCGCAGGACGCCGTAGTGCGCCCCGCAGCCCGCCATCTCCTGTCGCGCCTCGTCCTGACGCACCTCGTCCGGGGGCTGACCATCGCCATGCTCGCAGCAGGCCTTGCCGGATGCGCCGCCACCATGGAGAACCCTGCCGGGGCCGCCCCGCCACCGCCCTTCACGGCGCCCGTGACGCACGCCCCGGAACATAAGGCCCCACCGCGCGACGCCGCCACGCAGGTCGAACGCGACGACCCCCTCGAGGCCTACAACCGTCGCATGTACGCCTTCAACGCGCGACTCGACAGATACGTGTTCCTGCCCGTGGTCGACCTGTACGAGACGGTGGTCCCGCAACCCTTCCGCAACGGCATCGGCAACGTCTTCGACAACGTGGGCGAGATACCCACCTTCGCCAACTGCCTGTTGCAGGGGCGTTTCGACAAGAGCGCCATCACGCTGGGACGCTTCGCGCTCAACACCACCTTCGGTCTTCTGGGGCTGTTCGATGTCGCGGAAGGTGCCGGTCTCTATGCACAGGACGAGGACTTCGGCCAGACCCTCGGGGTATGGGGCGTGCCTGCGGGACCCTATGTCATACTCCCCGTACTCGGCCCCTCCACGGTGCGAGACACGGCGGGCTACGCCGGTGACTTCGGCTTGCGCTACATGGTCTACGACACGCTGTACGAAGAGACGGGCAACGCCGATGCCACCGCGTTGCGATGGGGTGTCACCGCGCTTGAAGCCGTCGACACGCGTTCGCGCATCCCCTTGCGCTACTACGATGCGGGAACGCCTTTCGAGTACGAATGGCTGCGCTTCCTGTACCTTGAGAAACGCAAGGCCGACATCGCGCGCTGA